In the Nicotiana tabacum cultivar K326 chromosome 16, ASM71507v2, whole genome shotgun sequence genome, one interval contains:
- the LOC107813136 gene encoding uncharacterized protein LOC107813136 translates to MTAFNPVTAILTQNKLEEKPGDDATDDEQKAYQKWVKADEMARCYILASMSNVLQHQHQSMESAYDILENLKEMFVDQNRVAKQTAMKDLLNTKMVEGSSVRDHVLKMMSLLNELEVLGANIDKDTQVEKMIMQTLPNSFQLFRLNYNMNKMDLSLTKLLNELQSAETIIKQQAPPVALDFEVGSYSKPRADRRRKRLKNPLLEAQLLVQKSLRVSVITARSLGIIRSNVRVIWPS, encoded by the exons ATGACTGCTTTTAATCCTGTTACTGCTATTCTTACTCAAAACAAACTTGAGG AAAAACCTGGAGATGATGCTACGGATGATGAACAGAAAGCTTACCAAAAATGGGTTAAGGCTGATGAGATGGCTCGATGTTACATTCTGGCATCTATGTCGAATGTTCTACAACATCAGCATCAGTCTATGGAGTCTGCCTATGACATTCTGGAAAATCTCAAAGAGATGTTTGTAGATCAGAATCGTGTGGCTAAGCAGACTGCGATGAAGGATCTTCTGAATACCAAAATGGTTGAAGGTTCATCTGTTAGGGACCATGTTTTGAAGATGATGAGTCTTCTAAATGAACTGGAGGTCCTTGGAGCTAACATTGATAAGGATACGCAGGTTGAGAAGATGATCATGCAGACTCTGCCTAATAGTTTTCAGCTGTTTCGCCTTAATTATAATATGAACAAAATGGATTTGTCACTTACTAAATTGCTGAATGAGTTGCAGTCGGCAGAGACTATTATCAAGCAACAAGCTCCTCCTGTGGCATTGGATTTTGAGGTAGGTTCTTATTCTAAGCCGAGAGCGgacagaagaagaaaaagactCAAAAACCCTCTGTTGGAGGCGCAATTGCTAGTGCAAAAAAGCCTAAGGGTAAGTGTTATCACTGCAAGAAGCCTGGGCATCATAAGGAGCAATGTCCGGGTTATCTGGCCAAGCTGA